One Littorina saxatilis isolate snail1 linkage group LG10, US_GU_Lsax_2.0, whole genome shotgun sequence DNA window includes the following coding sequences:
- the LOC138979068 gene encoding piggyBac transposable element-derived protein 4-like, with protein MGLVWKPEMKGYWSTDLLTATPFFGNYMSRDRYLAIMTFFHVVDNTTRNVDVPDKLFKVRPLFDKLAARFKSAYNPRQELSVDESMVPWRGRLSFRMFIPSKPTRYGIKMYCCCEAETGYVCRMQIYTGAGTNGPEKNHGENVVKRLVADMLGLGHTIYMDSFFSSVALYEYLHSHDTMAVGTVLAGRVGVPRCLHPKTLKLKKGEFVFRRKGNLLCLRMNDRKNVVLLSTIHTAEVAVADEDGAEDGARVPNNKPKVITDYNHHMNGVDTFDQNLGYYSFYRKTIKWWKRMAFHLVHLAKVQSYTLYRQTVRSPLSQYVYTKELIRQMVQDVPLKKKTKVRHPPDIERLTARHFQGKEHPSRNCAVCSFRNPDKNGPRYLRKKDTNFMCKQCNLGMCFEPCFELFHTRKDYKRAVIEALQLDL; from the exons ATGGGTTTGGTGTGGAAACCAGAGATGAAGGGATACTGGTCAACTGATCTGCTGACTGCAACCCCATTCTTTGGAAATTACATGTCAAGGGATAGGTACCTGGCCATCATGACATTTTTCCATGTTGTCGACAACACCACCAG AAACGTCGACGTCCCAGACAAGCTGTTCAAAGTACGCCCCCTCTTCGACAAGCTGGCAGCCCGCTTCAAGTCTGCCTACAACCCCAGACAAGAACTGTCAGTCGATGAGTCCATGGTGCCCTGGCGTGGGCGGCTCAGCTTCAGAATGTTTATCCCGAGTAAGCCCACACGCTATGGCATCAAGATGTACTGCTGTTGTGAAGCTGAAACAGGCTATGTCTGCAGAATGCAGATATATACGGGTGCTGGCACAAATGGTCCAGAGAAAAATCATGGGGAGAATGTGGTGAAGCGGCTGGTTGCAGACATGCTGGGCCTTGGCCACACTATCTACATGGACAGCTTCTTCTCTTCAGTTGCCTTGTACGAGTACCTGCATTCTCATGACACCATGGCAGTGGGAACTGTATTAGCAGGGCGCGTCGGAGTTCCTCGCTGCCTGCACCCCAAAACACTGAAGCTGAAGAAGGGTGAGTTTGTCTTCCGCAGAAAAGGGAACTTGCTCTGCTTGAGGATGAACGACAGAAAGAACGTAGTCCTTCTGAGCACCATCCACACGGCTGAGGTGGCTGTCGCTGACGAAGACGGCGCAGAAGATGGAGCGCGTGTGCCCAACAACAAGCCGAAGGTGATCACCGACTACAATCACCATATGAATGGAGTAGATACGTTCGACCAGAACTTGGGCTACTACTCTTTCTACCGCAAGACCATcaaatggtggaagagaatggcCTTCCATCTTGTGCACTTGGCTAAAGTGCAATCCTACACCCTCTACAGGCAGACAGTGCGATCTCCTCTGTCCCAGTACGTGTACACCAAGGAGCTCATACGTCAGATGGTGCAGGATGTGCCTCTCAAAAAGAAGACCAAGGTTCGCCATCCTCCGGACATAGAACGTCTGACAGCACGTCACTTCCAGGGAAAGGAACATCCTTCTCGGAATTGTGCTGTGTGCAGTTTTCGCAATCCAGACAAAAATGGACCACGCTACTTGAGGAAGAAAGACACAAACTTCATGTGCAAGCAGTGCAATCTGGGTATGTGCTTCGAGCCGTGTTTTGAACTGTTCCATACAAGGAAGGACTACAAGCGTGCAGTTATCGAGGCTCTGCAGTTGGATTTGTAG